A genomic window from Pseudomonadales bacterium includes:
- a CDS encoding GFA family protein has protein sequence MAELKNDKVKRTGGCACGEIRYGFYEPKVAQLACHCRSCQYAAGGAPAYVVVVRKEEFRITRGIPKEFTVLSEAGNHVTRAFCGTCGTHVLAWNDAQTESCSVKVGTLDEPASFRPRMHIWMSEAQPWHRRSWFTLRFSRNPPGSGRSTKEEVN, from the coding sequence ATGGCTGAACTGAAAAACGACAAGGTGAAGCGCACAGGTGGCTGTGCGTGCGGAGAGATCCGCTACGGGTTCTATGAGCCGAAGGTGGCGCAGCTGGCCTGCCATTGCCGCAGCTGCCAGTATGCGGCAGGTGGCGCGCCCGCCTATGTGGTTGTGGTGCGCAAAGAGGAATTCAGGATCACCAGGGGGATTCCCAAGGAATTCACTGTGCTCTCGGAAGCGGGCAACCATGTCACCCGCGCCTTCTGCGGCACCTGTGGTACCCATGTCCTGGCCTGGAACGATGCCCAGACCGAAAGCTGCTCGGTGAAAGTCGGCACCCTGGACGAGCCGGCGAGCTTCCGCCCGCGGATGCACATCTGGATGTCCGAAGCCCAGCCCTGGCATCGGCGCAGCTGGTTTACTCTGCGCTTCAGCCGCAATCCACCGGGCAGCGGACGGTCAACAAAGGAGGAAGTGAATTGA
- a CDS encoding D-glycerate dehydrogenase, giving the protein MSADRPLVVVTRRWPAPVEARLCESFDTRLNETDEPFTKAQLREALAAADALCVTVTDRLDAACFEGLVPKVRLIANFGVGFNHIDRDAAARHGIRVSNTPGVLTDCTADLAMTLLLMTARRTGEGERELRAGRWQGWRPTHLLGTRVSGKTLGIVGAGRIGLALAQRARFGFGMKILLSGRSAIRPEVLNPLDAEDCTLDELLNRSDFVSLHCPATPETRHLIDAQRLARMPAHGILVNTARGDIVDESALAAALARGQIGGAGLDVYEREPEVNAQLLDLENVVLLPHLGSGSRETRIAMGMCALNNLRACFDGQPLPNPV; this is encoded by the coding sequence ATGTCTGCTGATCGACCTCTTGTGGTCGTGACCCGGCGCTGGCCGGCGCCGGTGGAAGCCCGCCTGTGCGAAAGCTTCGACACCCGGCTGAACGAAACCGACGAACCCTTCACGAAGGCACAACTGCGTGAGGCATTGGCTGCTGCGGACGCGCTCTGTGTCACGGTCACTGATCGATTGGATGCCGCCTGCTTCGAAGGTCTGGTGCCTAAGGTGCGCCTTATCGCTAATTTCGGGGTGGGGTTCAATCACATCGATCGGGATGCCGCCGCCCGGCATGGTATCCGGGTGAGCAACACACCGGGAGTGCTGACCGACTGCACCGCCGATCTCGCCATGACCCTGCTGCTCATGACGGCACGGCGCACGGGGGAAGGCGAGCGGGAACTGCGGGCCGGCCGCTGGCAGGGCTGGCGGCCCACCCACCTGCTGGGTACCCGGGTCAGCGGTAAGACACTGGGAATCGTGGGGGCGGGTCGCATTGGTCTGGCGCTTGCGCAGCGGGCCCGGTTCGGTTTCGGCATGAAGATCCTGCTCAGCGGGCGCTCGGCCATCCGCCCTGAGGTTCTCAATCCCCTCGACGCGGAAGACTGCACCCTCGATGAGCTGCTGAACCGGTCGGATTTTGTGTCGCTGCACTGTCCGGCGACACCCGAAACCCGGCATCTGATTGATGCACAAAGGCTCGCACGAATGCCGGCACACGGCATACTCGTGAACACTGCGCGGGGCGATATCGTTGATGAGAGCGCTCTGGCAGCCGCACTCGCCCGGGGGCAGATTGGGGGAGCGGGACTGGACGTGTACGAACGGGAGCCCGAGGTGAACGCGCAGCTCCTCGATCTGGAGAATGTGGTGCTGCTGCCGCATCTCGGCAGCGGCAGTCGGGAGACCCGCATCGCCATGGGTATGTGCGCGCTGAACAATCTTCGGGCCTGCTTCGACGGTCAGCCGCTCCCCAATCCGGTGTAA
- a CDS encoding thiamine pyrophosphate-binding protein: MRGGQVFMESLLLHGVDCIFGNPGTTENPLLDRLIDYPQLPYYVALHEGVAVCAASFYAQASGRTAVVNLHVAPGLGNGIGMMYGALKACSPMIVTAGQQDTRMRLDNPLLSHDLVAMAAPVTKFSAEPRSADEMGPLLRRAFKIANEPPCGPVFIALPVDVMEQETRISASIAGELHAPGASQEAINAALALLLKAKSPCLVVGDDASRCGALDELVRLAELCGARVHHEGLRAQVCFPSRHPNYRGRTPFEAAAVQKLLSPNDLIVLIGGPFFEDVWHDPTPHIPNGAKVLHLENNRSRLAHSLPVDLGIVGDLKSTLGALTSALGNAESSYQKAAQSRNQSLLAEHGEITARATAALEKLWDTRPMAPMRAVHEIARALPDNAILVDESITASLDVAHQFNERRAGDYFGGRGGGIGQGLAGAIGVQVAQPERRVVAISGDGSAMYSIQALWSAAHHQLPILFIILSNREYRVLKHNLDIYRSRFDIRSNKPYPHMDLTNPTLGFPQLAQGMGVDGETIEDPEDIGPAMTRALATNAPYLLEIVVSGKQ, from the coding sequence ATGCGTGGCGGACAGGTTTTCATGGAATCACTGCTCCTGCATGGAGTGGACTGTATTTTCGGCAATCCGGGGACCACCGAGAACCCACTGCTCGACCGGCTCATCGACTATCCGCAACTGCCCTACTATGTCGCTCTGCACGAAGGGGTCGCCGTCTGCGCTGCGAGCTTCTACGCCCAGGCTTCCGGGCGGACGGCGGTCGTGAATCTGCATGTGGCACCCGGGCTCGGCAACGGCATCGGCATGATGTATGGCGCTCTGAAGGCCTGTTCGCCGATGATCGTCACCGCCGGCCAGCAGGACACCCGCATGCGTCTGGACAATCCGCTGCTGTCCCACGATCTGGTTGCGATGGCCGCACCGGTAACCAAGTTCAGCGCCGAACCGCGCAGCGCAGATGAAATGGGCCCACTGCTGCGTCGCGCCTTCAAGATCGCCAACGAACCCCCCTGTGGACCGGTTTTCATCGCACTGCCGGTGGATGTGATGGAGCAGGAGACCCGGATCAGCGCCAGTATTGCGGGCGAACTGCACGCACCAGGCGCAAGCCAGGAGGCGATAAATGCGGCGCTTGCGCTGCTGCTGAAAGCGAAATCTCCCTGCCTGGTGGTAGGTGATGACGCCTCCCGCTGCGGTGCCCTCGACGAACTGGTCCGGCTGGCGGAGCTCTGTGGTGCCAGAGTTCACCACGAGGGACTGCGTGCACAGGTCTGTTTCCCCAGCCGCCATCCCAACTATCGGGGTCGCACCCCCTTCGAAGCCGCGGCGGTGCAGAAACTGTTGAGCCCCAACGATCTGATCGTGCTCATCGGCGGGCCGTTCTTCGAAGACGTCTGGCACGACCCGACACCCCACATCCCCAACGGGGCAAAGGTCCTGCACCTGGAGAACAATCGGAGTCGACTCGCCCACAGCCTGCCGGTGGACCTCGGCATCGTGGGAGACTTGAAGAGCACGCTTGGCGCATTGACCAGCGCACTCGGCAACGCGGAGAGCAGTTACCAGAAGGCCGCTCAGTCCCGTAATCAGAGTCTGCTGGCAGAGCACGGCGAGATCACTGCCCGGGCCACCGCCGCTCTGGAGAAACTGTGGGACACCCGACCCATGGCACCGATGCGCGCCGTTCACGAGATCGCCCGTGCGCTGCCGGATAACGCCATTCTGGTCGACGAATCCATCACTGCGTCCCTGGATGTCGCGCACCAGTTCAACGAACGCCGTGCCGGGGACTATTTCGGCGGTCGGGGGGGCGGTATCGGCCAGGGGCTGGCAGGCGCCATCGGTGTACAGGTGGCGCAACCCGAACGCCGGGTTGTCGCCATCTCAGGAGACGGTTCGGCCATGTACAGCATCCAGGCACTCTGGTCCGCCGCCCACCATCAGCTGCCGATCCTGTTTATCATCCTCTCCAATCGGGAATACCGGGTACTCAAACACAACCTGGACATCTACCGCTCGCGCTTCGATATCCGCTCCAACAAGCCTTACCCGCACATGGACCTCACCAATCCGACCCTGGGCTTCCCGCAACTCGCCCAGGGCATGGGGGTCGATGGTGAAACAATTGAAGACCCCGAGGACATCGGCCCGGCAATGACACGTGCCCTGGCCACCAACGCCCCTTATCTGCTCGAGATTGTCGTATCGGGCAAACAGTGA
- a CDS encoding TonB-dependent receptor translates to MPDPDPVRRLEPAPGSRSRVRNSAILAIAAAWTASTPPQAAAEAARQIEEILVTAERRASTVSDTSISITAFTGEILEEFGIRNQEDLQNYIPAAVIEPYDVAIRGVGRNFRSLGGDPGVATYLNGVYSEDFGIASTEGGLYDIDRIEVLRGPQGTLYGRNAIGGAINFINRLPTDEFEGEARAIVGSYDLQEYYGMLSGPIIRDWLQARVTGVKRTRDGYIDDLGPAPDAGNYGDENYALGLRLTPTDTIEINTRVNERSYARRMAGADAGGIVVFGENNTGTRDTSTFVRGYRAVNPSITCPSQLVRTATVDSPGIKRGVGCTIAGMPTFTFRNPVTGADVLAQRKVPGVDRSDEGFNSVYGLDSAQLPVLGFDNINGDDLETSTNGHQDEYFDHQAVSLDAAWNPTDRVGFKYIFGYTDYFYDRTTDTDLSNNTLFDTQFYVSQEAEYTSHELQLFLDPTDALSITSGLFYYDAKLTQRGDNYDSTCDPGTACGSTYANDFPIPYGAIDPALAFIDFTPQLDLLSARVAGTAEKNGTPLPFYCGPLNGIPVYCFGKWVGDTGNSVPHGPQTVGSSQEYQTRTEREAYAAYTQATYTFSEAWALTLGVRWARDELDGYESIYYYTTDDVLPLGFDPSGGLSTLMFINQALGFLGPNGEILDPQRLLNAGLPTATSIWRELDRQDTEITWRANLDWTPTDDDLIYLSATKGYRGGGFNFGFFSSNPEYEPETLISYELGYKGTLLDGTLQINSALYYYDYNDIHTFGQGPSVIDPDETSTSVWAVPDAKIWGTDTEIVWLPTGRITLGLNFSYTHTEYASDFVLIDGFGEESPGSLFVAIGQPINIKGNRMPRIPEWKGGVWGQYEWPLGDLGQLVFFSGWNWIDKVYFSPFENEDDATGSYARLDARATWLSVDKAWNLTVFANNVFDEIGIRQIDRGGEGSNYLRSGATTDPRLIGLEVRYKFGGARSR, encoded by the coding sequence GTGCCAGACCCGGACCCTGTAAGACGCCTGGAGCCCGCACCCGGATCCCGTAGCCGTGTACGAAATTCGGCGATACTCGCGATCGCGGCGGCGTGGACTGCGAGCACCCCACCCCAGGCTGCTGCCGAGGCGGCGCGTCAGATCGAGGAGATCCTGGTAACTGCCGAGCGACGGGCCTCCACCGTCAGCGACACCTCGATTTCGATCACTGCGTTTACCGGAGAAATCCTGGAAGAATTCGGCATCCGCAACCAGGAAGACCTGCAGAACTATATTCCCGCCGCCGTGATCGAGCCGTACGATGTGGCCATCCGTGGTGTCGGCCGCAATTTCCGCTCTCTGGGGGGCGACCCGGGTGTCGCAACCTATCTCAACGGCGTGTACTCGGAAGACTTCGGCATCGCCTCCACCGAGGGTGGTCTCTACGACATCGATCGCATCGAGGTGCTGCGCGGACCTCAGGGCACCCTCTACGGCCGCAATGCGATCGGCGGTGCCATCAATTTCATCAACCGGCTGCCAACCGACGAATTCGAGGGCGAAGCACGCGCCATTGTCGGCAGTTACGACCTCCAGGAATATTATGGAATGCTGTCCGGACCGATCATCCGCGACTGGCTGCAGGCCCGGGTGACTGGTGTCAAACGGACGCGCGATGGCTACATAGATGATCTCGGCCCCGCGCCGGACGCAGGCAACTATGGCGACGAAAACTACGCGCTGGGCCTGCGGCTGACACCAACCGACACCATCGAGATCAATACCCGGGTCAACGAACGCAGCTACGCGCGTCGAATGGCTGGCGCAGACGCCGGCGGGATCGTCGTCTTTGGAGAGAACAACACCGGCACCCGGGACACCAGCACATTCGTCCGCGGCTATCGCGCCGTAAACCCCTCGATCACCTGTCCGAGCCAGCTGGTGCGCACGGCAACCGTCGACAGTCCGGGCATCAAACGGGGTGTGGGTTGCACGATCGCCGGCATGCCAACCTTTACCTTCCGCAATCCGGTAACCGGAGCGGATGTGCTCGCGCAACGCAAAGTACCCGGCGTGGATCGTTCGGACGAGGGCTTCAACAGCGTGTATGGGCTGGATTCCGCGCAGCTCCCCGTTCTCGGCTTCGATAACATCAACGGTGACGACCTCGAGACCTCCACCAACGGTCATCAGGACGAGTACTTCGATCATCAGGCCGTTTCGCTCGACGCCGCCTGGAATCCGACCGATAGAGTCGGCTTCAAGTACATCTTCGGCTACACGGACTACTTCTACGATCGCACCACCGACACGGACCTCAGCAACAACACCCTGTTCGATACCCAGTTCTACGTGAGCCAGGAGGCGGAGTACACGTCTCACGAACTGCAGCTGTTTCTGGATCCGACGGACGCACTGTCGATCACCTCGGGACTCTTCTACTACGATGCCAAACTGACCCAGCGCGGCGACAACTACGACTCCACCTGCGATCCAGGCACCGCCTGTGGTTCGACCTACGCGAACGATTTTCCGATTCCCTATGGTGCGATCGACCCGGCGCTCGCCTTCATCGACTTCACACCGCAGCTCGATCTCCTCTCAGCGAGAGTTGCGGGGACCGCGGAAAAGAACGGCACGCCGCTGCCCTTTTACTGTGGTCCACTCAATGGCATTCCCGTCTACTGTTTCGGCAAGTGGGTGGGGGATACCGGTAACAGCGTGCCGCATGGTCCCCAAACGGTGGGCTCAAGCCAGGAATACCAGACGCGCACTGAACGGGAGGCGTACGCCGCCTACACCCAGGCCACCTACACATTCAGCGAAGCCTGGGCGCTCACTCTGGGCGTGCGCTGGGCCCGGGATGAGCTCGACGGCTACGAATCCATCTACTACTACACGACCGATGACGTCCTGCCCCTCGGGTTCGATCCGTCCGGCGGCCTGTCAACGCTCATGTTCATTAATCAGGCACTCGGCTTCCTAGGCCCGAATGGCGAGATTCTCGATCCGCAGCGACTCCTCAACGCAGGACTGCCGACTGCCACGTCGATCTGGCGCGAACTCGATCGTCAGGATACGGAGATCACCTGGCGCGCCAATCTGGACTGGACGCCAACGGACGATGATCTGATCTATCTGTCTGCTACCAAAGGCTATCGCGGAGGGGGCTTCAACTTCGGATTTTTCAGCTCCAACCCTGAGTATGAACCCGAGACACTCATCTCCTACGAGCTGGGCTACAAAGGCACCCTGCTCGACGGCACCCTGCAGATCAATTCCGCCCTCTACTACTACGACTACAACGACATCCACACCTTCGGCCAGGGACCCTCGGTGATCGATCCGGACGAGACCTCGACCAGCGTCTGGGCCGTCCCCGATGCAAAGATCTGGGGCACCGACACCGAGATCGTCTGGCTGCCCACCGGCAGGATCACCCTCGGCCTGAACTTCAGCTACACCCATACCGAGTATGCGAGTGACTTCGTCCTCATTGACGGCTTTGGTGAGGAATCACCGGGATCGCTGTTCGTCGCGATCGGTCAGCCGATCAACATCAAGGGCAATCGGATGCCCCGCATTCCCGAATGGAAGGGCGGTGTCTGGGGTCAGTACGAGTGGCCGCTGGGCGACCTCGGCCAGCTCGTGTTCTTCTCCGGCTGGAACTGGATCGACAAGGTGTATTTTTCGCCGTTTGAGAACGAGGACGACGCCACGGGTTCATACGCCCGTCTCGATGCGCGCGCAACCTGGCTCTCCGTCGACAAGGCGTGGAACCTGACTGTCTTCGCAAACAACGTCTTCGACGAAATCGGGATACGCCAGATCGACCGCGGCGGAGAAGGAAGCAACTATCTGCGCTCGGGCGCTACAACGGATCCCAGGCTGATCGGCCTGGAGGTCCGCTACAAGTTCGGTGGGGCCCGCAGCCGCTGA
- a CDS encoding CerR family C-terminal domain-containing protein: protein MKNPAQSRANPDPGETPAARERLLSAALEVFAAKGYGQASTREICALAEVNVASIHYYFGDKASLYREVFRIPERLIELPAALDDPSTDLETGLRAWYRHVMGFVLAPDKGSHMRLLFLREQVQPSGILESNQTGLLRPYHDPLLRFLMPRIGIEKPDSRAHQIVFSLLGIAMVLLVERSAVRALAPGLIDSEAQVADTVEQLVISATALVEAERRHRRLTQPESL, encoded by the coding sequence GTGAAAAATCCCGCGCAATCCCGGGCAAACCCGGACCCCGGCGAGACCCCGGCGGCCCGGGAGCGTCTTCTCAGCGCCGCCCTCGAGGTCTTCGCCGCCAAGGGATACGGCCAGGCATCGACCCGGGAGATCTGCGCGCTGGCCGAAGTGAACGTCGCCTCGATTCACTATTACTTCGGCGACAAGGCCTCTCTCTATCGGGAAGTCTTCCGGATCCCGGAGCGTCTCATCGAGTTGCCGGCCGCCCTCGACGATCCATCGACCGATCTGGAAACGGGACTGCGCGCCTGGTACCGCCATGTGATGGGTTTTGTGCTGGCACCGGACAAGGGCAGCCACATGCGCCTGCTGTTTCTGCGCGAGCAGGTGCAGCCTTCAGGCATTCTCGAGTCGAACCAGACCGGTCTGCTGCGCCCCTACCACGATCCGCTGCTGCGTTTTCTCATGCCGAGAATCGGCATCGAAAAGCCGGACAGCCGTGCCCATCAGATCGTCTTCAGCCTGCTGGGTATCGCCATGGTGCTGCTGGTCGAGCGATCCGCCGTCCGTGCCCTCGCACCGGGTCTGATCGACAGCGAAGCTCAGGTGGCAGACACCGTAGAACAGCTGGTGATTTCCGCAACAGCCCTCGTCGAGGCCGAGCGCCGCCATCGTCGTCTTACGCAACCGGAGTCGCTATGA
- a CDS encoding efflux RND transporter periplasmic adaptor subunit, which produces MSVLQSRRIRWVIAALGCAIAIGVIGISALRPDGGPEGTAAQRTGSQNTAARPATAHAALTVSTVRPVAILWPETVVANGAIAAWQEAVVAAEVAGLRLVELLVDVGDRVTAGQLLARFDPAPMLAAFAQQKASLAEANARLAEAEANSNRARQLHATQMISEQDLISATTRTDAAQAQVELARARLTTAQLNLDNTRVLAPDDGVISARSAMLGAVAAPGMELFRLVRQKRLEWRAELTGADIAGIEVGDRAEITLPDDSTVHGMVRQVAPTLDSGTRTGIVYVSLDAQAASSEARPGMFVTGRILQRDKAGISLPSSALVLRDGYSFVFVVDAEEGRAMQKKVVIGRRAQDVVEVLSGVSLDDAVIASGGAFLNDGDIVRVVAAQEAHRGEQASL; this is translated from the coding sequence ATGAGCGTCCTTCAGTCCCGTCGCATTCGCTGGGTCATCGCAGCGCTGGGCTGTGCCATCGCCATCGGCGTGATCGGAATTTCCGCACTGCGTCCGGACGGCGGTCCCGAAGGGACAGCCGCGCAACGCACCGGAAGTCAGAACACGGCCGCGCGTCCTGCCACTGCGCACGCCGCCCTCACAGTATCGACCGTGCGCCCGGTTGCCATACTCTGGCCGGAGACGGTCGTCGCCAACGGCGCGATCGCCGCCTGGCAGGAGGCTGTCGTCGCTGCGGAGGTTGCAGGATTGCGGCTTGTGGAACTGCTTGTGGACGTGGGCGACCGGGTCACTGCCGGCCAGCTCCTGGCCCGTTTCGATCCCGCGCCCATGCTTGCCGCCTTTGCACAGCAGAAGGCATCCCTGGCGGAGGCCAATGCACGGCTTGCTGAAGCCGAGGCCAACAGCAATCGCGCCCGGCAGCTGCACGCTACCCAGATGATCAGCGAGCAGGACCTGATCAGCGCCACCACCCGGACCGACGCCGCCCAGGCTCAGGTCGAACTGGCCCGAGCCAGGCTCACTACTGCGCAGCTGAACCTCGACAACACGCGTGTGCTGGCACCCGACGATGGTGTGATCAGCGCCCGCTCGGCCATGCTGGGAGCGGTAGCCGCACCCGGCATGGAGCTGTTCAGACTGGTCAGACAGAAGCGGCTCGAGTGGCGCGCGGAACTCACCGGTGCGGATATCGCCGGTATCGAGGTCGGCGATCGTGCGGAGATCACGCTGCCGGACGACAGTACGGTCCACGGCATGGTGCGCCAGGTCGCCCCGACACTGGATAGCGGAACGCGAACAGGCATCGTCTACGTGAGTCTGGACGCTCAGGCGGCATCGAGCGAAGCCAGGCCCGGCATGTTCGTGACCGGCAGAATTCTGCAACGGGACAAAGCTGGAATCTCCCTGCCCTCCAGCGCCCTGGTACTACGCGACGGTTACTCGTTTGTGTTCGTGGTCGATGCCGAGGAAGGCAGAGCCATGCAGAAAAAGGTGGTGATCGGCCGCAGGGCGCAGGATGTGGTGGAAGTCCTGAGCGGCGTATCCCTCGATGACGCCGTGATCGCCAGCGGTGGCGCCTTCCTCAACGATGGCGACATCGTCCGGGTGGTCGCGGCGCAGGAAGCCCATCGCGGCGAGCAGGCTTCGCTATGA